A window of Aromatoleum bremense genomic DNA:
CCCAGTGCGGAGGCCTCGGTCGGCGTGGCGATACCCGAATAGATGATTCCGGTCACGGCGGCGAAGAGCGCAATCATCGGACCGACCACGCGCAGCAGCTGGAAGCGCTCGCGCAGCGGCACCGGCGACGACGTGGGCGCATGCGACGGATTGCGCCAGGCGAGGAACCACACCGTTCCAACGATGACCAGCATTACCAGGAGCCCCGGGATCACCCCGCCGATCAGGAGCTTGCCGATGTTCACGTCGGCGATGAGCCCATACACGACCATCGCGATGCTCGGCGGAATCAGCATCGCCAGCGTGCCGGAGATCGCCACGACGCCGGCCGCGAGCTTGGGCTCATAGCCGTGCTTGAGCATCGCGGGCAGGCTGGTGGCCGAGAGCGTCGCCGCCGAGGCAGTGCTCGTGCCGCAGATCGCGCCGAAGCCCGCGCCAGCGAGCGCCGTGGCCATGCCGAGGCCACCCCGGATGCTGCCGACCCAGGCCGCGGCGGCGCGGAAGAGCGCGTCCGCAACCCCGCTCAGCAGCACGAATTCCGCCATCAGGATGAACATCGGGATGGTGATCAGCTCGTAGGACGAGACCACCGACAGCGGCGTGGTCTGCAGCACGCCAAAGAGCGCGTCGGTGCCCGCCGTCAGCAGCAGTCCGAGGGACCCCGCTGCGGCCATGG
This region includes:
- a CDS encoding TRAP transporter large permease, translating into MSTALVIAALFAMLAIGTPVGFAMAAAGSLGLLLTAGTDALFGVLQTTPLSVVSSYELITIPMFILMAEFVLLSGVADALFRAAAAWVGSIRGGLGMATALAGAGFGAICGTSTASAATLSATSLPAMLKHGYEPKLAAGVVAISGTLAMLIPPSIAMVVYGLIADVNIGKLLIGGVIPGLLVMLVIVGTVWFLAWRNPSHAPTSSPVPLRERFQLLRVVGPMIALFAAVTGIIYSGIATPTEASALGAFVAMLLAWRSGRLTAEGLRLAVTKAAHGSCMVIMILLGASIFGYFFALTQVSQDLVAWVGSLDTSRWLILVLLLLGYLILGAFMDQIAILILTVPIVVPLVQSLGFDLVWFGVLIIVVAEMGMVTPPVGLNCFIVSRYSGRPVGEVFRGTTPHVIAHVAAIALLLAFPQLILWLPSHMQ